The Longimicrobium sp. nucleotide sequence CCGTGCTACGCCCTCGCTGGACGCGTCGGCGCGCGAGGCCACCAGGCGCAGCCCCTGCGGCTCGCGGTAGGCGTAGCTCCGCACCATGCCGTCTTCCAGCGTGACCATCGCCACGGGGGCGACCACGTCCGACGGGTTCACGCCGTCGCGGGCGGCGAGCGTCGTCACCCGCCCGCCGCCGCGCACGTCCCAGGCGGCCAGCGAGCTGCGGGTGGCGGCAAGCACCTGCTCGCGGGTCATCCCCACGGCAAGCTCGCCGCGGGTGATGGCGTCGCAGACCGCGCCCGAGCAGGTGGCCAGCGCGGCCTGGGCGTTCCGGTCGCTTTCCTGGGCGATTCGCTCGCGCTCGGCCTGGCCCTCGGCGCGGGCGTCGGCCACCACCTCGTCGGCGCGCGAGGGAACCACCTGGCCGTTGCGGTAGATGGGCCGCACGGGGTCCATCCGGGGGGCGCACGCGGCGGCGCCCAGCAGCAGGAGAATCCAGGGAGAATGCTTGATCATGGATCTGCCCTCATCAGCGGGGATCAAAGGCGGAAGCGCGGGCGCTCGACCATCTTCTTGATGCGGTGCTGCCCGGTCCACACCTTTTCGTTGGTCTCGATGTCCACCAGGGTGGCGTCTACCTGGTAGTACACCACGCGGCGTCCGCCTTCTCGGTCCTCGATGGACTGCACGTCGCCCTGCAGCATGAAGTTGGCGCCGCGCTCGCGGGCCAGCCGGGCGCGCGTGTCGGCCGTGGCGTTGTCCTGCTGGTCCTCCCGCTCGGCGCGCACCTCGCCGCGCTCGTCGGCGCTGGCCACCACCTGCACCTGGCCGCTGGACAGGTAGGCGCGCTCCAGGTCGCGCACGAAGGTGCCAACGGCGATGTGCTCCATGCTGGCGTTGCGCACGGTGCCTACGATTACGATGGGGCGGCGGCCGGCGTGGGCCTGCATGTAGCGCACGGCCCAGTCGCCGCCGCGGCTGGCGTCGAAGCTTTCGCGGATCAGCGCGTCGGCCACCAGGCGGCTGTCGGCGTCGTTCCAGCGTCCGCTGAGGTCGATCTGCTGCTCGGGGCTCACGCGGGTCACCTGCGTGGCGCAGCCGCCGAGCGCCATCAGGCCTGCCAGCGCCAGGGTGGCGAGAGGGCGGGCACGGGTCGTCATCATTGGGGTCTCCGCTCCGGGTTCTGCTCGGGATGCACGTTCTGGGGATGGACGGTAAGGAGTTCCACCCAGCTTCGTCGGAAGGCATTCCGCATACCTGCTTCAATCTAAAACGGAACCGATTGATGCGGAATGATTTAGATAGGCGCTTCCTCCATCCTCCCATCCCTCACTGTCCTCGCTGAGAGACAGCCGGGTGCGGTGCAGTGGACGGCTTCTACGGCGGGGGTCACGCGGAGGCGC carries:
- a CDS encoding penicillin-binding protein activator LpoB — its product is MMTTRARPLATLALAGLMALGGCATQVTRVSPEQQIDLSGRWNDADSRLVADALIRESFDASRGGDWAVRYMQAHAGRRPIVIVGTVRNASMEHIAVGTFVRDLERAYLSSGQVQVVASADERGEVRAEREDQQDNATADTRARLARERGANFMLQGDVQSIEDREGGRRVVYYQVDATLVDIETNEKVWTGQHRIKKMVERPRFRL